DNA from Lactobacillus johnsonii:
CTTTTCATTAAGACGATTGACATTAGGTAAGTCACCTAAATACATTACTCCATCAAAAGGTCCAGCAATTAAGGCACAGTGATCTAGATGAGGGAAATTCTTTCTTAAACTTGTTTTCATCTCAGCTTTTATTACTGAAGGAGCACCTAAAGAATGGGCAACAGCACTGTATTTTTTAAAATGATATCTTTTACTTAAATAAGAAAGAGCAGCCCGAAGATAGTAAGAACTAGCATAAACCCCAGCAATTCGGTCCTTAAAAATAAGTTGCACGATCGGCTGCTTATCGGCTGTCCAAGTTCCTTCTAAGATAAAATTACCAAATGGATCAATTGTAGCCTTAAGAAATTTATTAGTGCCCTTTGCCTCGCAGGCGGCTTGGACCATTTTATTTGTTGTGTAGTCGCCACCACGAAAACCATGCACATAAAAAACAGGTATTTGCTCAATTGTTGGATCTATTTTTTCAGTAGTCGAGCTGTCTTCAACTTTTCTTTTGTGCATCCGTAGGAGCCAACGAGTAGGGGTAAAAGTAGCCATTAAACCTAAAACAGACATTCTAGCAATACTAGGTTCTTTATTTTTATGCTTATTGTTTTTTTCGACTTCTTCACTATATTTTTTCTGGATAAAAAACACTCTATTTCCTCCCTTCTTTCTTTGTAATTTTAGCGTTAAAATTATTCTAACATTTTATAGGTTAGAGCAAATGAAGAAAGGAATAATTATGAAATACTATGCAGTAAAAAAGGGCCGTACACCAGGTGTTTATCGAACATGGGAAGATGCTAAAAAGCAAGTAGATGGATTTTCTGGTGCAGAGTATAAGTCCTTTGAAAAAATTACCGATGCAACTGAATATCTAGATTGGAATAAGGAAACTCAGCCTGATATTGTTAAAGAAGATTCTTTAAGTAATGCAATTAAAAAAATTAAGTCAGCTAGTGAAACATCTCAAACTAACTCTAAGACTTCGGCTGACTATTTTGCTACTATTTATACCGATGGAGGATCTCGAAATACCGGTGTTCATAAAGGCGGCCATGTTAATGAGACCGATAAAGCAGCTTGGGCTTATTTAATTGAATGGAATAATGGTCGGACATATGGTTCCGGGGGAGAATTTGGTGCCACAAATAATAAGATGGAGCTGCTCGGACTAATTAATGCACTGGAAAAATTAATTGCGCTAAAATTCAATGACAAGCATTTATTGTTTGTTTTAGATTCACAATATGTTTTAAACGGAATCAATAAACACTGGATTGAAGGATGGAAGAAGCGCGGCTGGAAGAGATCAAATGGACCTTTAATTAATGCTTCTGAATGGAAGAAACTAGATAGTTTATTGGGACACTTTTCTGACAGTGAATTTAGCTGGACCAAGGGACATGCTGACAACCGAGGAAATAATTTCGTTGATCACGAGCTAAATAAATATATGGATCAAATGAAATAGAAAGTTCAAAAATTCGTAATATCACTAAGAGAGACTATAATTAGAAGTGAAAGCGCATAAACCAATTTAAATGAGGTGATATTATGAAAAAGTTCTTTAAAGTAGTTGGTATTGGTGCAGCTATTTGTACTGGCATTGGTGCGGCAGCTGCTGTAACCAAGAAGCTTATAGATAAAAACAATAATAGTGGCGAAGATGTAGTTGAAGACGAAGAACCAGAGTTTGAAGATGGAGAATCTGATGATAGTACTGAAAATTCGACTGAGACTACTGAGTCAACTGAAACAAACTAATTATTAAAAAATCCGCTTGCTAAATCAAAAAAGTCTGCAATTTTGCAGACTTTTTTGATGCACTTTTTTTAGTAGTTGCTATAATAATAAGTGAAAGACTAGAACGCACGCAGGTACTAGTTTTGACGACGGAGACGACTACAAAGTAGCCGTCTTTTTTCTTAGATTTTAGTTTAAGATAATTGCACCGCCAAAGATACCTCTGAACCAACTAACGATAGAATCGATTAGTTTTTGGAACCAGTTTCTAGTTTCTGGAGTATTGAATTTAGAAAAAATGTTTTTAGCCCCTGATTGAATTTGATCAGTTAATTGGCTAGCTTGTTGTTGGAAATTCTTATCCTTTAAGGCACCGGAATTTTTAACTTTGATTAGAACATTGATAATTTGTTCTTTTTGATTGTTAGTAATAGTATCACCAAGGTGGTTAATGTTAATTTGATTATTAACAATATCTCTAACTCGGCTATCAGAAATATTTTGACCTTGCTTAGCCATTTCTTTTTTAGCACCAGCAACTGCATTATTTAATTGAGCATCCGAGTAGCCATCTTTACCTTTATTTTGGCTAGTAATTTTGCTCAAAGTGTTCATTTCAGTTTGTGCCGCATTAATTTGCTTTTGGTTCAAAGAATCCCCATTTTTAGCGTAAGCTGCATAAACACCGGCTAAAGCACCTGATCCATCAATTGGAGTAGCAGAAGTTACATAAATATCTGCATCAGATATTCCGGCAGTTAGGGCTGCATTTTTATATTGGTTAGCTGTAATAGTTGTAATGTTATTATGACCGTTATAAGGTAAAATATGAACATTAATACCACTACCGGAGTTAGTCTTTTGAACCATGGCACTAGACCAAACGCCGGAGTTATCAGTAAAGTCATAACCAGACGGATTAAGGTATTTTACAAGATCAGATCCAGTAATGGTAATGGTAGTATAATTAGCGCCATTTAATGACTGGGTTAAGGTATCAATCGTGCCCTGTTTTTGAGAGGCAGTCAGGGATGTACCTAATGTTACAACAGGAGTGTCATTATCATCGGCTTTAGCAGTTTTAGTATTAGTAATGGCACTTAGCCCTAAGATTCCACTCGATAAGATAGCAACAAGTGTAGTTAGTATTTTTTTCATAATAAAATTTTCTCCTATGAAATATACTCATTTGATGGCTATATTATAACCTAAATAGTTAACTGAATTATGTAAATAAGTATTAAGATGCTATAATCATAAGCAAAAGGAGGCAGACGCCGTGTTACGCCAGCCAATGTTAACGGTAATTATGCCGGTCTACAATATGGAAAAATATTTAGGCAGGGCACTTGACGCTTTAGCTAAACAAAAAGATAGAAATTTCAAATTGCTAATTGTTAATGACGGATCAAAGGATAGAACTCGTGAAGTAGCCGAGTCCTATCGTGATCGGTTCCTTTATTTTGATATTATTAATAAGAAAAATGGGGGGCTTTCTGACGCTAGAAATGTTGGAATGGCTCATGTAACTACACCATATTTTACTTTTCATGATGGGGATGATTGGGTAGACTCAGGCTATACTGCTTACTTTGTCAGAGCCTTTGATGAGCACCCAGATGTTGATATTGTTTCTTGTGGTTTTTGGATTGATTCAGAAAAACGCCATGAAAGTCATCCTGTAGGAAATAAGCAAAGCGGTGGCTTAATTGATAAAAGAGAAGCTTATTTAAAGATGACTAATGTATTTGGCTCACCTGTTAAGGGCTACACCTGGAATAAGGGATACAAAATTAGCATCATTAAAAAATATCATTTGCGTTTTGTGGAAGATCTGGCATTTATGGAAGATCAGATTTTTAATGTAAAATATGTGTCTTTGACTAATGGTTTTTACTATAGCTCAACGCCTTATTATCATTATTGGCAGAGAGCAGATAGTATGGTTCACGACCTTAATCCAAAGAAAATACCAGATAATTTTAGAGCAAATTATCGAGTTTGGCGTCAAATTATTAAAAGTCTGATGGCAGAGCGTGAGTCCCAAAAAGAAAGTAAAAAAATCGCCAAAAAGGCATCTTTAAGTGATTTTGACCATCAAGATTTATAAGAACTTACAACTAAAGGAATAAATATGAAAGTAAAAGTTAATGGGGTAAAGATTTACTATCAAAAATTAGGTAAAGGACATCCCTTAATTTTATTGCATGGACATCGTCAAGATGGTGGGATCTTTGATAAGCTAGTTGCACCTCTTTCTCTATACTATACTGTGGTAGTTCCTGATATGCGTGGTCATGGACTAAGTGAAGGAGAGGCAAGTGAGCACTATCAAACAGAGGTAGAAGACTTACGAGCCTTTATTAACGCGCTTAAGTTAGATAAACCATATATTTTAGGCTTTGGTTCTGGTGGCTTGGTAGCCCTTTCTTTAGCTGCGCAAGCTCCAGAATTAGTTTCTAAAGTAATAGTTGCAGGTACTTATGTTAATGGAAATGGTGTGAACGCAAAACATATTGCTGCTAATACAATTCGTGGATTTTTTAAAGGGGATCGCGATAGTAAGGTGGCCTTAAGAGAAAGTCATATCCCTGTTGAAACGCTAAAGCGAATAAAAACTCCTACTCTATGTGTAGTTGGAGAAAGAGATTGGGTTAAAGTTGAACATGTTCGCTGGTATAGTCAATTATTACCTAATTGTCGCTTAGTCTTAATGCCGCGTCAAACTCATTACAGTTATGTTGTTCATAGCTTAAAATTATTAGATTTAATTAAAGATTTTTGTAAAGAGGACTAGTTTACTAGTCCTCTTTTTCTTTTTGTACTTAAATCAGATAGAATTAATATATAAAGTATAAATTAACGAGGCAGAGGATAAGGATTATGAAAGAAATAGTAGTGCAGGGAATGAATGGAGAAATGGTAGTAGAGGGAGATAAGATTACTGTGAAGCATACAGGACCTTTATTTTTAGGTAAGCGTGAAGTAGTGTTAGATATTCATAGTCTGCAAGCAGTAGTTTATAAAAAAGCACATCTATTGATTAATGGTTTTCTAAAATTAGTACCTAAGGGAGATAATCCTATGCTTTATCAAACAGCCACCTTACATCAAATGGGAAAAGACGAGTTCGCTATTATTTTACGTGCTTTTGAAAATACAAATCCACAAGATGCGGAAGATTTTTATACTTATGTTGTTGGTCGTTTAGATCAAATTAAGGCAGCTGAAAAGAATCATTTATAATCTACAGCTGAAAAGTAGAGCAAAATAGGAATTTTTCGTTATAATAAGAATAGCTGTTAATTTTACAAGGAAGGGCAAATTAATGAAAAAAGAAGAATTGCACGAAATGTTGCACCCAATGAAATTAATCGGACTTGGTGGAAACCAAGCTCTAGCAGAAAGAATTGCGGCTGCTTTAGATAAGCCATTACTTGAAACTGCTGTTCAACACTTTAGTGATGGAGAAATTCAAGTAAACATTACAGAAAGTGTTAGAGGTTGTGATGTCTACGTAATTCAATCTATTCAAGATCCTGTGAATGAAAACTTCATGGAATTAATGATTGTATTGGATGCTTTACATCGTGCATCTGCTCACTCTGTTAACGTAGTAATTCCTTATATGGCATATTCTCGTCAAGATACTAAGAATCGTTCACGTGAACCAATTACTGCAAAATTATTGGCTAACTTGCTTCAATTGACTGATATTGATGATTTAATTGCAGTTGATTTACATGCATCTCAAATTCAAGGATTCTACAATATCCCAGTTGATCACTTACATGCGATGCCAATTTTAGCTCAATACTTCTTAGATAATGGTATTGCAAGCAAGGATAATGATGATGTAGTAGTTGTTTCTCCTGATCACTCTGGTGCAAAACTTGCACGTACTTTTGGTTCATACTTCGATGCTCCAATTGCTATTGTTGATCAACGCGGTGCACGTTATGACGCAGAAGCTCACGATATGATTGGGGACGTCAAAGACAAGACAGTCATTATCGTTGATGACTTGATTGATACTGGTTCTAGAATTGCTTCTTCAACTAGATCAGTCTTAGCTGCCGGTGCTAAGAAAGTTTATGTTGCTGCAACTCACGCACTACTTTCTCAAAATGCGATCGATGTATTGAACGAATTGCCAGTAGAACAAATCGTAGTAACTGATACTATTAAGCACAAGAAGTACCCAGATAGAATGGTTCGTTTATCTGTAGCACGTTTACTTGCTAAAGGTATTGATTATATTTACAACGATAAGTCAATTCACCAAATTTTTGATGAACAAAACAGAATTCAAGGATAATTCACATTAAAATTTAATATTTAAGAAAAGACTGATCTTGGTTTAAAGTTTAGATCAGTCTTTTTGTGTTTGAACATTTTATATTTAATTAAGAGTAAAATCTAATTAAATCTATCCTTAAAATCATGACTAGCCTTCCAGACATAATTTGACAATTTTCTCATGCAAGTTATAATACAAACAAATAAAATAGCCAATTAATTGACTATACAAGAATTTTAATTTCATAAAAAGAAATGTCTCTAGTATATGTTAAATACTAGAGGCATTTTTGTCTTTAAGGGAGGACTATAAAATTGGATGAAAAGGAGAAGCTAAAGTTAAAAAGATCACTTAAGAGTCGTCATGTAACAATGATTGCAATTGGTGGAGCCATCGGTACTGGATTATTTTTAGGGTCTGGTACAGCTATTCAAAGTGCTGGTCCATCAATTATCTTATCTTATTTGATCGTTGGTATTATTAGCTTTTTTATGATGAGGGCCTTAGGAGAATTAATTTTAGCGGATCCTGAGCAACACTCATTTATTGAATCAGTGAAAAAATATCTTGGAAATCGAATGGAATTTGTTGCAGGCTGGACTTACTGGCTATGCTGGCTTAGTTTAGCTATGGCTGACTTAACTGCAACGGGAATTTATTTGAAATATTGGTTTAAAAATCTGCCTCAATGGGTCGGACCATTAGTGATTGTCATTTTGTTAATGCTAGTTAACATGGTTAATGTGGGCCTATTTGGAGAGCTTGAGAGTTGGTTTTCAATGATTAAAGTTTTAGCTATCTTAGCT
Protein-coding regions in this window:
- a CDS encoding alpha/beta hydrolase: MFFIQKKYSEEVEKNNKHKNKEPSIARMSVLGLMATFTPTRWLLRMHKRKVEDSSTTEKIDPTIEQIPVFYVHGFRGGDYTTNKMVQAACEAKGTNKFLKATIDPFGNFILEGTWTADKQPIVQLIFKDRIAGVYASSYYLRAALSYLSKRYHFKKYSAVAHSLGAPSVIKAEMKTSLRKNFPHLDHCALIAGPFDGVMYLGDLPNVNRLNEKGRPILMSTSYMGMLFNQRRFNPDISVLNIYGNILDETNTDRFISVVSAKSIRYILAPVAHTFQEVEVRGDAAEHSVLHDNPFVINIINKFLKLSD
- a CDS encoding ribonuclease H family protein; translation: MKYYAVKKGRTPGVYRTWEDAKKQVDGFSGAEYKSFEKITDATEYLDWNKETQPDIVKEDSLSNAIKKIKSASETSQTNSKTSADYFATIYTDGGSRNTGVHKGGHVNETDKAAWAYLIEWNNGRTYGSGGEFGATNNKMELLGLINALEKLIALKFNDKHLLFVLDSQYVLNGINKHWIEGWKKRGWKRSNGPLINASEWKKLDSLLGHFSDSEFSWTKGHADNRGNNFVDHELNKYMDQMK
- a CDS encoding DUF1002 domain-containing protein, whose product is MKKILTTLVAILSSGILGLSAITNTKTAKADDNDTPVVTLGTSLTASQKQGTIDTLTQSLNGANYTTITITGSDLVKYLNPSGYDFTDNSGVWSSAMVQKTNSGSGINVHILPYNGHNNITTITANQYKNAALTAGISDADIYVTSATPIDGSGALAGVYAAYAKNGDSLNQKQINAAQTEMNTLSKITSQNKGKDGYSDAQLNNAVAGAKKEMAKQGQNISDSRVRDIVNNQININHLGDTITNNQKEQIINVLIKVKNSGALKDKNFQQQASQLTDQIQSGAKNIFSKFNTPETRNWFQKLIDSIVSWFRGIFGGAIILN
- a CDS encoding glycosyltransferase family 2 protein, whose product is MLRQPMLTVIMPVYNMEKYLGRALDALAKQKDRNFKLLIVNDGSKDRTREVAESYRDRFLYFDIINKKNGGLSDARNVGMAHVTTPYFTFHDGDDWVDSGYTAYFVRAFDEHPDVDIVSCGFWIDSEKRHESHPVGNKQSGGLIDKREAYLKMTNVFGSPVKGYTWNKGYKISIIKKYHLRFVEDLAFMEDQIFNVKYVSLTNGFYYSSTPYYHYWQRADSMVHDLNPKKIPDNFRANYRVWRQIIKSLMAERESQKESKKIAKKASLSDFDHQDL
- a CDS encoding alpha/beta fold hydrolase: MKVKVNGVKIYYQKLGKGHPLILLHGHRQDGGIFDKLVAPLSLYYTVVVPDMRGHGLSEGEASEHYQTEVEDLRAFINALKLDKPYILGFGSGGLVALSLAAQAPELVSKVIVAGTYVNGNGVNAKHIAANTIRGFFKGDRDSKVALRESHIPVETLKRIKTPTLCVVGERDWVKVEHVRWYSQLLPNCRLVLMPRQTHYSYVVHSLKLLDLIKDFCKED
- a CDS encoding ribose-phosphate diphosphokinase, which codes for MKKEELHEMLHPMKLIGLGGNQALAERIAAALDKPLLETAVQHFSDGEIQVNITESVRGCDVYVIQSIQDPVNENFMELMIVLDALHRASAHSVNVVIPYMAYSRQDTKNRSREPITAKLLANLLQLTDIDDLIAVDLHASQIQGFYNIPVDHLHAMPILAQYFLDNGIASKDNDDVVVVSPDHSGAKLARTFGSYFDAPIAIVDQRGARYDAEAHDMIGDVKDKTVIIVDDLIDTGSRIASSTRSVLAAGAKKVYVAATHALLSQNAIDVLNELPVEQIVVTDTIKHKKYPDRMVRLSVARLLAKGIDYIYNDKSIHQIFDEQNRIQG